A genomic region of Rheinheimera sp. MMS21-TC3 contains the following coding sequences:
- a CDS encoding DUF1330 domain-containing protein yields MTAYAVAVIRETRFGDEIREYLQRIDETLAPFSGKYRVHGGPYHPLEGAWSGDLVVIEFPSMEQAQGWYESDAYRAIRARCESITQRATYSWFRA; encoded by the coding sequence ATGACCGCATATGCCGTAGCTGTGATACGCGAAACCCGGTTTGGTGACGAGATCAGAGAGTATTTGCAGCGCATTGACGAGACGCTGGCGCCTTTCTCTGGCAAGTACCGTGTTCATGGCGGGCCGTATCATCCGCTAGAAGGCGCCTGGTCGGGCGATCTGGTAGTCATCGAATTCCCCTCCATGGAGCAGGCTCAAGGCTGGTATGAGTCCGATGCCTATAGGGCAATTCGCGCCCGTTGCGAATCAATAACACAGAGGGCGACGTACTCTTGGTTCAGGGCGTAA
- a CDS encoding ribonucleotide reductase subunit alpha produces the protein MNIESYADLIREANAQTEPQRLMFVFAKAELPKGYTEEQQKRFAQQQGGTLAPVLCVDKLPEEIADFSVLVEESTHTGIDWDIAFVAALGGRGGFAPNSDEAAQPLKMMMEKIQNGMIAEFLTFNKSGELVALY, from the coding sequence ATGAATATTGAATCTTATGCCGACTTAATCCGCGAAGCTAACGCTCAAACTGAACCACAACGCTTAATGTTTGTGTTTGCCAAAGCCGAATTACCTAAAGGCTACACTGAAGAGCAACAAAAAAGGTTTGCCCAGCAACAAGGTGGCACTTTAGCGCCTGTGCTTTGTGTTGATAAATTACCAGAAGAAATTGCAGACTTTTCAGTGCTGGTTGAAGAGTCTACTCATACCGGCATAGATTGGGATATCGCTTTTGTAGCAGCCTTAGGTGGCCGCGGTGGCTTTGCTCCCAACAGCGACGAAGCAGCACAACCGTTAAAAATGATGATGGAAAAAATTCAAAACGGTATGATTGCAGAGTTTTTAACCTTCAATAAAAGCGGTGAACTAGTCGCGCTGTACTAA
- a CDS encoding NAD(P)-dependent alcohol dehydrogenase: protein MKIKAAVTHAQGKDFSIEEVRLSGPKSNEVLVKVVATGVCHTDAVARDLAISPYPIVLGHEGSGIVEQVGENVTSLAAGDHVVMSFAHCGQCENCLTGHPTVCAAFNDLNFGGRMEDQTYRLHQGDTDLGTFFGQSSFGTHVVAHERNVVKVDKDVDLALLGPLGCGIQTGAGTVLNRLKPEFGTSIAIYGCGAVGLSAIMAAKIAGCQQIFAIDVHDNRLELARELGATHTLNGKNVDVVGEIRKAADGGTHYAVESTGVPPVVRQCLNALRPLGQAAIVGVTPEMNIDVHNDLMAEGKSMIGVIEGDSVPRVFIPKLVEFYKAGKFPFDKLIKFYPFDQINQAFEDSQKGVVVKPILKLA, encoded by the coding sequence ATGAAAATAAAAGCGGCCGTCACCCATGCCCAGGGTAAGGATTTCAGCATTGAGGAAGTCCGCCTTAGCGGACCCAAGTCCAATGAAGTGCTGGTGAAGGTGGTTGCCACGGGGGTCTGCCATACCGACGCGGTTGCCCGGGATCTCGCCATCTCACCCTATCCCATTGTGCTGGGCCACGAAGGCTCAGGCATTGTTGAGCAGGTGGGGGAGAATGTCACCAGCTTGGCAGCCGGAGATCACGTCGTGATGTCTTTTGCCCACTGTGGCCAGTGCGAAAATTGCCTCACTGGCCACCCCACGGTTTGCGCGGCATTTAACGACCTGAACTTTGGCGGCCGCATGGAAGACCAGACCTATCGGTTGCACCAGGGCGACACCGACCTGGGCACTTTCTTCGGACAGTCGTCCTTTGGTACCCACGTGGTGGCCCACGAGCGAAACGTGGTTAAAGTGGACAAGGACGTGGATCTGGCGCTGCTGGGACCATTGGGGTGTGGCATCCAGACCGGCGCGGGCACCGTACTTAACCGCCTCAAGCCGGAGTTCGGCACTTCCATCGCGATCTACGGCTGCGGAGCGGTGGGGCTGAGCGCGATCATGGCGGCGAAGATTGCGGGCTGTCAGCAGATCTTTGCCATTGACGTCCACGACAACCGGCTGGAGTTAGCCCGAGAGCTGGGGGCGACTCATACCCTCAACGGCAAGAACGTGGATGTGGTGGGGGAGATCAGGAAGGCCGCTGATGGCGGGACCCACTACGCGGTGGAAAGCACTGGTGTGCCGCCGGTGGTGCGGCAGTGCCTGAATGCGCTACGCCCCCTGGGCCAGGCCGCCATCGTCGGGGTGACACCGGAGATGAACATCGACGTCCACAATGACCTGATGGCCGAAGGCAAGAGCATGATCGGGGTTATCGAAGGGGATTCAGTACCACGGGTGTTCATCCCCAAACTGGTGGAATTCTACAAGGCCGGCAAGTTCCCGTTCGACAAGCTGATCAAGTTCTATCCCTTCGACCAGATCAACCAGGCTTTCGAAGACTCCCAGAAGGGGGTTGTGGTCAAGCCGATTCTCAAACTCGCCTGA
- the lysS gene encoding lysine--tRNA ligase: MSEPVQPQPEIQDVNKLITERKNKLAALREAGFMFPNDFRRDSISSELIAKYEHLSKEQLEQEKITVSLGGRIMTRRIMGKASFTTIADMGGKIQLYVARDSLPEGVYNDQFKKWDLGDIIGATGHLFKTQTGELTVWLSDIRLLTKALRPLPDKFHGLTDNEARYRQRYLDLISNEQSRHTFLIRSKTVAYIRRFFNDEGFLEVETPMLQAIPGGASARPFETHHNALDMQMFLRIAPELYLKRLVVGGFEKVFELNRNFRNEGVSTRHNPEFTMLEFYWAYADYNDLMDLTEKLFRGLALDVLGSTEVPYQGEVFDFGKPFARMSVTESILHYNPELTIEQLNSREAVAALAKSLNIEVKDNYGHGRILMEVFDELVETKLRHPTFITEYPAEVSPLARRNDDNPEITDRFEFFIGGRELGNGFSELNDAEDQAARFLEQVAQKDAGDDEAMYYDEDFVTALEHGLPPTAGQGIGIDRLVMLLADAASIRDVILFPHMRLQQDK, encoded by the coding sequence ATGTCTGAACCAGTACAACCGCAACCAGAAATCCAAGACGTAAATAAACTGATTACTGAGCGAAAAAACAAGCTGGCAGCACTGCGCGAAGCCGGCTTTATGTTTCCTAATGACTTTCGTCGTGACAGCATATCAAGTGAGCTTATTGCAAAATACGAACACTTAAGCAAAGAGCAGCTAGAGCAAGAAAAAATAACGGTAAGTCTAGGTGGCCGTATTATGACCCGCCGTATAATGGGTAAAGCCAGCTTTACCACTATTGCCGATATGGGCGGTAAAATTCAGCTATATGTTGCCCGCGATAGCCTGCCAGAAGGTGTATATAACGACCAGTTTAAAAAGTGGGATCTAGGCGACATTATTGGCGCGACCGGCCATTTATTTAAAACTCAAACTGGCGAGTTAACAGTATGGTTAAGTGATATCAGGTTGTTAACCAAAGCGTTGCGGCCATTGCCAGATAAGTTTCATGGTTTAACCGATAATGAAGCGCGCTATCGTCAGCGTTATTTAGATCTTATCTCTAATGAACAGTCGCGCCATACCTTTTTAATTCGTAGTAAAACGGTTGCTTATATCCGTCGTTTCTTTAATGACGAAGGCTTTTTAGAAGTTGAAACCCCTATGCTGCAAGCCATTCCTGGTGGTGCATCGGCACGTCCGTTTGAAACCCACCATAATGCCTTAGATATGCAAATGTTTTTACGTATAGCGCCAGAGTTATATTTAAAGCGCTTAGTGGTTGGCGGCTTTGAAAAGGTATTTGAATTAAACCGTAACTTTAGAAATGAAGGTGTTTCAACACGGCATAATCCAGAATTTACCATGTTAGAGTTTTACTGGGCCTATGCCGATTATAATGACTTAATGGACTTAACCGAAAAGTTATTCCGCGGCTTAGCGCTAGACGTACTAGGCAGCACTGAAGTGCCATATCAAGGCGAAGTGTTTGACTTTGGTAAACCTTTTGCGCGTATGTCAGTGACAGAGTCTATTTTACACTATAATCCAGAGCTAACCATCGAGCAGTTAAACAGCCGTGAAGCTGTTGCCGCTTTAGCTAAGTCATTAAATATTGAAGTTAAAGACAATTATGGCCATGGCCGTATTCTTATGGAAGTATTCGACGAATTAGTAGAAACGAAATTACGTCATCCTACTTTTATTACCGAATACCCAGCAGAAGTATCGCCATTAGCCCGTCGTAATGATGATAACCCTGAAATTACCGACCGCTTTGAATTCTTTATTGGTGGCCGCGAGCTAGGTAATGGCTTTAGCGAGCTTAACGATGCAGAAGATCAAGCAGCGCGTTTCTTAGAGCAAGTAGCTCAAAAAGACGCCGGTGACGACGAAGCCATGTATTACGATGAAGACTTTGTAACCGCATTAGAGCATGGTTTACCACCAACAGCCGGCCAAGGCATAGGTATAGACCGTTTAGTTATGCTACTAGCCGACGCCGCGTCTATCCGTGACGTAATCTTGTTCCCGCATATGCGCTTACAACAAGACAAGTAA
- a CDS encoding helix-turn-helix domain-containing protein, producing the protein MCRKGWVITQAAARMVGMSRAQISYRLKRRGKASGHEARS; encoded by the coding sequence GTGTGCAGAAAGGGCTGGGTCATTACACAGGCGGCGGCGCGCATGGTTGGTATGAGCCGGGCCCAGATCAGTTACCGGCTCAAACGCAGGGGCAAGGCGTCCGGGCACGAGGCCCGGTCCTGA
- the prfB gene encoding peptide chain release factor 2 (programmed frameshift), translating into MFEVNPINSCIKDLTERTDILRGYLDYDGRKERLEEVTRELEDPAIWNTPDKAQALGKERSTLAQIVETIDKLDLGLEDVAGLLELAIEEQDEETFEEAKAELAELEQQLAELEFRRMFSGDHDASDCYLDIQSGSGGTEAQDWASIIMRMYLRWGEEKGFKPEIYEVTDGDVAGIKGCTIKFSGEYAYGWLRTETGVHRLVRKSPFDSGNRRHTSFASVFVAPEIDDDIEIDINPADLRIDTYRASGAGGQHVNRTDSAVRITHIPTNIVVQCQNDRSQHKNRDNAYKQLRAKLYEFEMQKQNAEKQALEDTKSDIGWGSQIRSYVLDDSRIKDLRTGVETRNTQAVLDGDLDKFIQASLKAGL; encoded by the exons ATGTTTGAAGTGAATCCGATAAATAGCTGCATCAAAGATTTAACAGAGCGCACAGATATCCTTCGGGGGTATCTT GACTATGACGGCAGAAAAGAGCGTTTAGAAGAAGTAACTCGGGAATTAGAAGATCCGGCGATCTGGAATACCCCTGATAAAGCCCAAGCTTTAGGTAAAGAGCGCTCAACCTTAGCTCAAATTGTTGAAACCATTGATAAGCTAGACTTAGGTTTAGAAGACGTGGCCGGTTTGTTAGAACTCGCTATTGAAGAGCAAGACGAAGAAACCTTTGAAGAAGCTAAGGCAGAATTAGCTGAATTAGAGCAGCAATTAGCCGAGCTTGAGTTTCGTCGCATGTTTTCTGGCGACCATGATGCCAGTGATTGTTACTTAGATATTCAGTCAGGCTCAGGTGGCACCGAAGCCCAAGACTGGGCCAGCATTATTATGCGGATGTATTTACGTTGGGGCGAAGAAAAAGGCTTTAAACCAGAGATTTATGAAGTAACAGATGGCGATGTCGCCGGCATTAAAGGCTGTACCATTAAATTTAGTGGTGAATATGCTTATGGCTGGTTACGCACAGAAACAGGTGTTCATCGTTTAGTGCGCAAAAGCCCCTTTGACTCAGGCAATAGGCGACATACCTCTTTTGCATCGGTGTTTGTTGCGCCAGAAATAGATGACGATATAGAAATTGACATTAATCCGGCCGATTTACGCATAGACACCTATCGCGCATCAGGAGCGGGTGGTCAGCACGTTAACCGTACAGATTCAGCCGTACGTATTACCCACATACCAACTAATATCGTTGTGCAATGTCAAAATGATAGATCACAACATAAAAACCGTGACAATGCCTATAAACAATTAAGGGCTAAGTTATACGAATTTGAAATGCAAAAGCAAAATGCTGAAAAACAAGCATTAGAAGACACTAAGTCAGACATAGGCTGGGGTAGCCAAATCCGCTCTTATGTTTTAGATGACTCACGTATTAAAGACTTACGTACCGGTGTAGAAACACGTAATACCCAAGCTGTATTAGACGGCGATTTAGATAAATTTATTCAAGCCAGCTTAAAAGCCGGCTTATAA
- a CDS encoding DEAD/DEAH box helicase: MNAPFKLRPYQQEAVDATLRHFRKSDESAVIVLPTGAGKSLVIAELARLARRRILVLAHVKELVEQNHAKYQSYGLIGGIFSAGLNRKESRYQVTFASVQSVSANLVQFKDEYSLVIIDECHRVSGKDTSQYQKIIEQLRQQNTGLKVLGLTATPYRLGMGWIYRYHYRGFVRGANSESEQSKPFIHCINELSLNYMINKGYLTKPKLIDAAVAQYDFSVLIPNRFGEYAEQEVNQLLSKHQRVTQAIIEQVIELAVKRQAVMIFAATVDHAKEITSYLPPEQTALITGATVQRERDQLIQDFKQRQLKYLVNVSVLTTGFDAPHVDFIAILRPTQSVSLYQQIVGRGLRLSAGKQDCLVIDYAGNNVNLYHPEVGEKKPNSDSEPVQVLCPGCGFANIFWGKTDSKGQIIEHYGRRCQGLLLADEDDESKAQSQRPEQCDYRFRFKECPHCGSENDIAARNCQQCKKAIIDPDDQLRNALKLKDAMVIRCAGISLNADAAKTNKLKMTYHGEDGEELSEWFDFTKPAQRKIFNKLFARRLANSQAPQEFSKLEQVLAVQRLLPAPDFVIARKKKHYWQVQQRIFDYQGSYRKANQT, encoded by the coding sequence ATGAATGCGCCTTTTAAACTACGGCCATACCAACAGGAAGCTGTTGATGCCACTTTACGTCACTTTCGTAAATCTGATGAATCCGCGGTAATAGTGTTGCCAACCGGTGCCGGTAAAAGTTTGGTTATTGCCGAATTAGCCCGTCTGGCAAGGCGAAGAATTCTGGTGCTGGCTCACGTTAAAGAGTTAGTTGAGCAGAATCATGCTAAATACCAGAGTTATGGCTTAATAGGCGGTATTTTTTCTGCGGGGTTAAACCGAAAAGAAAGCCGCTATCAGGTAACTTTTGCCAGTGTCCAGTCAGTGTCGGCCAATTTAGTGCAGTTTAAAGATGAATATTCCTTAGTTATCATCGATGAGTGCCATCGCGTTAGTGGTAAAGACACCAGCCAATATCAGAAGATTATTGAGCAACTACGCCAGCAAAATACAGGCCTTAAAGTGTTGGGGCTAACTGCCACACCCTACCGTTTAGGTATGGGCTGGATCTATCGTTATCACTATCGTGGTTTTGTTCGTGGTGCTAATAGCGAGAGCGAGCAGAGCAAGCCTTTTATCCATTGTATTAATGAGCTATCGCTAAACTATATGATTAATAAAGGCTATCTGACTAAGCCTAAGTTGATTGATGCTGCAGTGGCGCAATATGATTTCTCTGTGTTGATCCCAAACCGCTTTGGTGAATATGCTGAACAAGAAGTTAATCAGTTATTGAGCAAACACCAACGTGTTACCCAAGCTATTATTGAGCAAGTAATAGAACTAGCGGTTAAGCGCCAAGCTGTGATGATCTTTGCCGCAACTGTGGATCATGCCAAAGAGATCACTAGTTATCTGCCGCCAGAACAAACGGCCTTAATTACTGGCGCAACAGTTCAGCGTGAGCGAGATCAGCTTATTCAAGACTTTAAACAACGGCAATTAAAATATCTGGTTAATGTGTCTGTACTTACCACAGGTTTTGATGCGCCCCATGTTGATTTTATTGCTATTTTGCGGCCCACTCAATCGGTTAGTTTATACCAGCAAATAGTAGGTCGTGGCCTGCGTTTAAGTGCAGGTAAACAAGATTGCTTGGTAATTGATTACGCCGGCAATAATGTTAATTTATATCACCCAGAAGTTGGCGAGAAGAAACCCAACTCTGACAGTGAACCGGTACAGGTATTATGCCCAGGCTGTGGCTTTGCCAATATATTCTGGGGCAAAACAGACAGCAAAGGCCAGATAATTGAACATTATGGTCGCCGTTGCCAAGGACTGTTACTGGCAGATGAAGATGATGAGTCTAAAGCGCAGAGTCAGCGCCCAGAGCAGTGTGATTACCGCTTTCGCTTTAAAGAGTGCCCACATTGCGGCAGCGAGAATGATATTGCCGCCCGCAATTGTCAGCAGTGTAAAAAAGCCATTATTGACCCAGATGATCAGCTACGCAATGCGTTAAAGCTAAAAGATGCTATGGTAATTCGTTGCGCCGGCATTAGCTTAAATGCTGACGCAGCGAAAACTAATAAGCTGAAAATGACTTATCACGGTGAAGATGGCGAAGAGCTTAGCGAGTGGTTTGATTTTACTAAGCCAGCACAGCGCAAGATCTTCAATAAGCTATTCGCACGACGTTTAGCTAATAGCCAGGCACCACAAGAATTTAGTAAGTTAGAACAGGTGCTAGCTGTGCAAAGGTTATTACCCGCTCCAGATTTTGTTATTGCCCGCAAAAAAAAGCACTACTGGCAGGTACAACAGCGGATTTTTGATTATCAAGGTAGTTATCGTAAGGCGAATCAGACGTAA
- a CDS encoding nitric-oxide reductase large subunit: MAGYRKLWWALIAVLAITFGVLGYFGAEVYRSAPPIPAQVVSQDGKVLMTNESILDGQTAWQSVGGMQLGSIWGHGAYQAPDWTADWLHRELLAWLELAAQDQYNKAYDSLTPAEQNGLQFALKEAYRTNTYDKATDTLVLSSRRIQAIATTADHYIKLFGNDPSLSETRANYAMKNNTLPSLERREQMVQFFFWTAWAASTERTPDAATYTNNWPHEPLIDNKPTAENLVWSLISIILLIAGVGALVWAWAFLRKHDDEEPVSPEHDPIASLKLTPSQKSLGKYIVVVVALFTLQVFLGGFTAHYTIEGDGFYGLNTTEWLPYSLARTWHLQAAMFWIATGFLAAGLFLAPIINGGKDPKFQKLGVDVLFWALVVLVAGSFAGNYFAIMQIMPHEYSFWFGHQGYEYIDIGRFWQIIKYIGILFWLVLMLRAIVPAFKAPGDKNLLALFGASVICVGLFYGAGLFYGERTNLSVMEYWRWWVVHLWVEGFFEVFATVSLAFIFHSMGLVSRTMATSASLASASLFMLGGVPGTFHHLYFSGTTTPVMAVGATFSALEVVPLVVLGYEAFEQWRMKNRAPWMADLKWPLMFFVAVSFWNMLGAGVFGFMINPPIALYYIQGLNTTPTHAHAALFGVYGFLALGFCLLILRYIRPQLQFDEKLMKTAFWWLNVGLVLMLFTSLLPIGFIQFYASATEGLWYARSEAFMQSDLLHTLRWIRTIGDVVFIIGALAVSWQIVKGVFDTKAAKQISS; encoded by the coding sequence ATGGCTGGATATCGTAAACTCTGGTGGGCATTAATCGCGGTTTTAGCAATTACCTTTGGTGTGCTGGGCTATTTTGGTGCAGAAGTTTACCGCTCTGCTCCACCTATTCCAGCTCAGGTAGTTAGCCAAGACGGTAAGGTATTAATGACCAATGAAAGTATTTTAGATGGTCAAACCGCTTGGCAATCTGTAGGGGGTATGCAGCTAGGTTCTATTTGGGGCCATGGTGCTTACCAAGCACCAGATTGGACTGCAGATTGGTTACATCGTGAATTACTGGCTTGGTTAGAGCTTGCCGCTCAAGATCAATATAACAAAGCTTATGACAGTTTAACGCCAGCTGAGCAAAATGGCTTACAGTTTGCGTTAAAAGAAGCTTATCGTACTAACACTTATGATAAAGCCACTGACACCCTAGTGCTGTCAAGTCGCCGTATACAGGCCATTGCAACAACTGCTGATCACTATATTAAATTATTTGGTAATGATCCGTCGTTAAGCGAAACCCGTGCTAACTATGCAATGAAAAACAACACCCTGCCTTCACTAGAGCGCAGAGAGCAAATGGTACAGTTTTTCTTCTGGACGGCTTGGGCTGCTTCAACTGAGCGTACTCCAGATGCAGCCACTTATACCAACAACTGGCCCCATGAGCCTTTAATTGATAATAAGCCTACAGCTGAAAACTTAGTTTGGTCTTTAATTAGTATTATTTTATTAATTGCCGGTGTCGGAGCCTTAGTTTGGGCTTGGGCATTCTTACGCAAGCACGATGATGAAGAGCCTGTGTCACCAGAGCACGACCCTATTGCAAGCCTTAAACTTACCCCCTCACAAAAGTCGTTGGGTAAGTATATAGTGGTGGTGGTTGCGCTATTTACTCTGCAAGTTTTCCTAGGTGGCTTTACTGCTCACTATACCATTGAAGGTGATGGTTTCTATGGTTTAAATACAACTGAATGGCTACCCTACAGCTTAGCTCGTACTTGGCATTTACAAGCGGCCATGTTCTGGATTGCTACTGGCTTTTTAGCCGCAGGTTTATTTTTAGCACCTATTATTAATGGCGGTAAAGATCCTAAGTTCCAAAAACTTGGTGTCGATGTTTTATTTTGGGCCTTAGTGGTTTTAGTGGCAGGTTCTTTTGCCGGTAACTACTTTGCCATTATGCAAATTATGCCGCATGAATATAGCTTCTGGTTTGGGCATCAAGGTTATGAGTACATTGATATTGGTCGCTTTTGGCAGATCATTAAATACATCGGCATTTTATTCTGGTTAGTGCTTATGCTACGCGCCATAGTGCCCGCCTTTAAAGCCCCAGGTGATAAAAACTTATTAGCCTTATTTGGTGCTTCGGTTATCTGTGTTGGTTTGTTCTATGGTGCTGGTTTATTCTACGGCGAACGGACTAACTTATCAGTAATGGAATACTGGCGCTGGTGGGTTGTTCATTTATGGGTAGAAGGCTTCTTTGAAGTGTTTGCTACTGTATCTTTAGCCTTTATTTTCCATAGTATGGGCTTAGTGTCACGCACTATGGCAACTAGTGCTAGCTTAGCCTCGGCATCCTTATTTATGCTAGGCGGTGTTCCTGGTACTTTCCACCACTTATATTTCTCAGGTACCACTACCCCGGTTATGGCCGTTGGGGCAACTTTTAGTGCCTTAGAAGTAGTGCCTTTAGTGGTATTAGGTTATGAAGCCTTTGAACAGTGGCGGATGAAAAACCGTGCGCCTTGGATGGCAGATTTAAAATGGCCATTAATGTTCTTTGTTGCCGTGTCATTTTGGAATATGTTAGGCGCTGGCGTGTTTGGCTTTATGATTAACCCACCTATAGCGCTGTATTATATTCAAGGCTTAAACACCACGCCAACTCATGCTCATGCCGCATTATTTGGTGTTTATGGCTTCTTAGCCTTAGGCTTCTGTTTATTAATATTGCGCTACATTCGGCCACAGTTGCAGTTTGACGAAAAGCTAATGAAGACCGCATTCTGGTGGTTAAACGTGGGCTTAGTATTAATGCTATTCACTAGTTTATTACCAATAGGCTTTATCCAGTTTTATGCTAGTGCCACAGAAGGCTTATGGTATGCACGAAGTGAAGCCTTTATGCAAAGTGATTTACTGCATACACTACGTTGGATCCGCACTATAGGTGACGTGGTCTTTATCATAGGTGCCTTAGCGGTAAGCTGGCAAATTGTTAAAGGGGTGTTTGACACTAAAGCAGCTAAGCAAATTAGCAGCTAA
- a CDS encoding helix-turn-helix domain-containing protein, whose product MSNETLSAEELGNKLLQSVKEMKARNAARVSRVEPNEVAEARGKTGLTQREFAEVLHISPRTLQEWEQGRRKPSGPAKALIEIAFRCVAAHYHWR is encoded by the coding sequence ATGAGTAATGAGACTCTGAGTGCTGAGGAGCTTGGCAACAAGCTGCTACAATCTGTTAAAGAAATGAAAGCGCGCAACGCTGCGCGCGTCAGTCGTGTGGAGCCAAATGAGGTCGCAGAGGCGCGCGGTAAGACTGGCCTTACACAGCGAGAGTTTGCCGAGGTACTCCATATTTCTCCGCGCACGTTGCAAGAGTGGGAGCAGGGGCGACGTAAACCTTCCGGGCCAGCAAAGGCGCTTATCGAGATTGCGTTTCGCTGCGTTGCCGCCCATTACCACTGGCGTTAG
- a CDS encoding DODA-type extradiol aromatic ring-opening family dioxygenase, which yields MNTKPQILFLSHGGGPMPLLGDVGHKEMIDCLQKISSILRKPSAILVVSAHWEEKIPTITSGANPSLIYDYYGFPEKSYSITYPCQGEPSLAEQTYKRLEHSGISAKLDEQRGFDHGLFIPLKIMYPEADIPCIQLSLVDNLSPAAHIGIGRAIQDLEYENLLIIGSGFSFHNMKAFFSSETSESKTLNESFEAWLLETCTNSSITEEEREQRFIQWEKAPGARYCHPREEHLLPLHVCYGIANSVCTKSFELKILNKKSSMYIWS from the coding sequence ATGAACACTAAACCTCAAATATTATTTTTGTCTCATGGCGGCGGGCCGATGCCACTTCTAGGTGATGTTGGGCATAAAGAAATGATTGATTGCTTGCAAAAAATCTCATCTATTTTGCGTAAGCCATCAGCCATTTTAGTGGTAAGTGCGCACTGGGAAGAAAAAATCCCAACCATTACTTCGGGCGCCAACCCTTCCCTTATTTACGATTACTATGGATTTCCAGAAAAGTCTTATAGTATTACCTATCCTTGTCAGGGAGAGCCATCACTGGCGGAGCAGACCTATAAGCGGCTGGAGCATTCAGGTATTTCCGCAAAACTTGATGAGCAGCGCGGTTTTGACCACGGTCTATTTATTCCTCTGAAAATCATGTACCCGGAGGCAGATATTCCGTGCATTCAGCTCTCTCTTGTCGATAATCTCAGTCCAGCAGCTCATATCGGGATAGGGCGAGCAATCCAAGACTTGGAGTATGAAAATTTACTTATAATTGGTTCTGGTTTCTCCTTTCATAATATGAAAGCATTTTTTTCATCTGAAACCAGTGAATCAAAAACTTTAAATGAATCTTTTGAAGCGTGGTTGCTAGAGACTTGCACTAACAGTAGTATTACTGAAGAAGAAAGAGAACAAAGATTTATCCAATGGGAAAAAGCCCCCGGTGCTCGTTACTGTCACCCAAGAGAAGAGCATTTATTGCCGTTGCACGTTTGCTATGGAATAGCTAATAGTGTTTGCACTAAGTCGTTTGAGCTAAAGATTCTAAATAAAAAATCGAGCATGTACATCTGGTCATAA
- a CDS encoding DUF4177 domain-containing protein produces the protein MSQYEYKTLSLDYSHGLFRRKDPDLESALNREAEDGWRLRNILVPAQNFGETEKFLVVLERVVS, from the coding sequence ATGAGCCAGTATGAATACAAGACATTGTCGTTGGACTATAGTCACGGACTCTTCCGTCGAAAAGATCCAGATCTGGAAAGCGCTCTAAACCGCGAGGCTGAGGATGGGTGGCGGCTCAGAAATATTTTGGTCCCGGCACAAAATTTCGGGGAAACCGAGAAGTTTCTGGTTGTGCTGGAAAGGGTCGTTAGCTAA